A genomic region of Gemmata massiliana contains the following coding sequences:
- a CDS encoding SRPBCC family protein — MASTLLTTTIKSAAGPNSGVTRAINRLPQARTNVGSNERWLSLAGGGALAVLGFGRGPTLLSSLLGAGLIYRGATGNCTLYQTLGVSTSDSTKPQTAIAAGHGTKIEHAITVNKPVADVYRFWRDFENLPRFMTHLLDVDTTTDNRSHWIARGPLGIKVEWDAEIVTDRPNQVISWRSLDGADVDTTGSVHFKELPHGRGTEVRVSLKYDPPGGKVGTALAKLIGQSPEAQIKADMRRFRQILETGEIPTTYGQPHGKR, encoded by the coding sequence ATGGCCAGTACCCTTCTGACCACAACGATCAAGTCCGCTGCCGGTCCCAATTCCGGCGTTACGCGGGCCATCAACCGCTTACCACAAGCACGCACCAACGTGGGCAGTAACGAGCGCTGGTTATCACTTGCCGGTGGCGGTGCGCTTGCGGTGCTCGGGTTCGGGCGCGGGCCGACGCTATTGTCGTCTCTGCTCGGCGCTGGGCTTATCTATCGCGGCGCGACCGGGAACTGCACGCTGTACCAGACACTCGGAGTTAGCACGTCGGACTCAACGAAGCCGCAAACGGCCATTGCCGCCGGTCACGGCACGAAGATCGAGCACGCGATCACCGTGAACAAACCGGTGGCCGACGTGTACCGGTTCTGGCGCGATTTCGAGAACCTCCCGCGCTTCATGACGCACCTGCTGGACGTGGACACGACCACTGACAACCGCTCGCACTGGATTGCACGCGGACCGCTGGGCATCAAGGTGGAATGGGACGCGGAGATCGTTACGGACCGCCCGAATCAGGTGATCTCGTGGCGCTCGCTCGACGGCGCGGACGTGGACACGACCGGTTCGGTCCACTTCAAGGAACTGCCCCACGGCCGCGGGACCGAGGTGCGCGTGAGCCTGAAGTACGATCCCCCGGGCGGCAAAGTGGGCACCGCGCTCGCGAAGCTGATTGGCCAGTCCCCGGAAGCTCAAATCAAAGCCGACATGCGCCGGTTCCGTCAGATCCTCGAAACCGGCGAGATCCCCACCACTTACGGCCAACCCCACGGAAAGCGGTGA
- a CDS encoding DUF7638 domain-containing protein: MSEELAFLRGVLANPEDDTLRLVYADWLQERGDPRATFVRAEVEWHRTEPDARTRRQRERLHQARAGFDARWLTQMDRPSPGWRLVRTKPTPKTYGKAIPAFIHNGSYFLSTVDVYADGAINCWGFVDVDLFRDKLTQGWVTPEARIGGTLSIHNLGQARVLSARWECSRSDIKHQVMDALRELNPRREGLLDMQGNSTEIRKGVRYSKLGLGNGRPYRVSPTGDEILGAELPVLEVVPDGYRLRRWLIYADGLSQLGYATELRPLEAVAEMFEQKKLVLSVPEGAWVALDGLGRFQAGEGYWSTKPAERLREAADILDQLNGRPGAVQRCIEAHQAYRADPTRERRLVLRRAYADVPEHLRRFCGDMDSKDGPIRSILSRFASEDESE; the protein is encoded by the coding sequence ATGTCCGAGGAACTGGCTTTTCTTCGCGGGGTACTCGCGAATCCCGAGGACGACACGTTGCGGCTGGTCTACGCCGATTGGCTGCAGGAGCGCGGCGATCCGCGTGCCACGTTCGTGCGGGCCGAGGTCGAGTGGCATCGGACCGAACCCGATGCCCGAACTCGTCGACAGCGCGAACGGCTGCATCAGGCGCGTGCGGGGTTCGACGCGCGCTGGTTGACGCAAATGGATCGGCCGTCGCCTGGTTGGAGGCTCGTCCGAACGAAACCAACCCCCAAGACCTACGGCAAAGCGATCCCAGCGTTCATTCACAACGGCAGTTACTTCCTCTCGACGGTCGACGTGTACGCCGATGGTGCAATTAACTGTTGGGGGTTTGTCGATGTGGACCTGTTCCGGGACAAACTCACTCAAGGGTGGGTAACGCCAGAGGCTCGGATCGGGGGCACCCTCAGTATTCACAACTTGGGCCAGGCCCGCGTGCTTTCCGCGCGCTGGGAGTGTAGTCGCAGTGACATCAAACATCAGGTAATGGACGCGCTGCGCGAGCTGAACCCCAGGCGGGAAGGTCTGCTCGATATGCAGGGGAACTCGACCGAAATCCGCAAGGGTGTTCGATACTCCAAGCTCGGATTGGGTAACGGGAGACCATACCGCGTTTCCCCAACCGGGGACGAGATATTGGGAGCGGAATTACCCGTACTGGAAGTCGTTCCGGACGGGTACCGGCTGCGACGGTGGCTCATTTACGCCGACGGGCTTTCGCAACTCGGGTACGCCACCGAGCTGCGCCCACTGGAGGCCGTGGCGGAGATGTTCGAGCAGAAGAAGTTGGTGCTGTCGGTGCCGGAAGGGGCGTGGGTCGCTCTGGACGGGCTCGGGCGCTTCCAAGCCGGGGAAGGGTACTGGTCCACTAAACCCGCCGAGCGCCTGCGTGAAGCCGCCGACATCCTCGATCAGTTGAACGGCCGCCCGGGTGCGGTTCAGCGCTGTATCGAGGCCCACCAAGCGTACCGGGCGGACCCAACCCGCGAACGGCGCCTGGTTTTACGTCGAGCTTACGCAGATGTACCGGAACACCTGCGCCGGTTCTGTGGTGATATGGATTCCAAAGACGGACCGATCCGAAGTATTCTTTCTCGCTTCGCGAGCGAGGACGAGTCTGAGTGA
- a CDS encoding RNA polymerase sigma factor, with protein sequence MPRSAVALVRFAAPPTSRTTDGQLLRAFVAARTDDAFAELVRRHGPMVLAVCRRVLANPHDAEDAFQAVFLVLARKAGAVRGSNVAGWLYSVAVRTARGVRVMRDRRKHVVASQSARISAPTIPDDALVLTEQAAIIDEELAKLPELLREAIVLCELHGLSRKQAALELEIAEGTLSSRLAAAKRKLAERLSARGVTATLALSVLLPPAALSAGLLRTTTAAVRGAAGSVANAAASTVLKGMLFDQLRAVALTTVLLATIVCGGYAMTASHNSPPESAPTAPAPHPADDPATSLVKQLGSEDFNERETADKELRKLGLKAEAALKSGLKAESPEVRARAAAILTAVRKSALEELAKTFDPKADGEPTHPVWKRYRAIVGNTPASRELFALIVKHADWLHRLGTAEAGPESAAQQYREAMVQMGRHFLGNLRVFFEIPVWPCDYGQETAYLMLLGSYPGTEKARSKCVGEEAELFLHGEGRIHFARGLELGLQGKTLEQSPKFRPDTVDAAPGTNRVFGKLLASWLTHRTEPAVIYCAFELAVKWRTADVLSAARTIAADKGHGPDARCAALHAIAQFGTTADLSLFAPLYDDPTTLVVPPSPSIGLGPRSRRMQVRDHAVGLALLLCDRDPFEFGFPYAQNRFARDNGRPVVAVYVGEPFAFPNEEAQTTAHTKARAFLDKQKDAPKPDPAHMKLIEQLGSEDFAEREATQKQLKELGSKARAALEAGMKSGNAETVKRCRELLDQLTRAEFDATHWPRFAKVIGDDKPSRALFERIRSLPRNVELLDAVAANPNAAGKLYHDRWAELNKTARVPIGVGSFQLVAAPLADVVGWMYLGTFPGTEGAFSTSYSLDFLPGGKHSNDAIAAVLKDKTVAPAVRQLVGKWTAARVDYTGRAYGLQLALDFGLEEVLAAARETVRAKVKDDPYPGNTAQNVRLAMLVVGKLGSKDDLPLLEAHTANDTQCGVFLHDPPEKPGQPVFRIYRLPVEGQDTTIQVRDVSTAMRLHLLGQNPDDFGFYWRWPHGSDAGKRMEPDDRFSSYSIGFLRKTDRAAAHKKAQEWFDKQKK encoded by the coding sequence ATGCCCCGCTCCGCAGTCGCGCTCGTGCGATTCGCCGCTCCGCCCACGTCTCGAACGACGGACGGGCAGTTGCTCCGCGCGTTCGTCGCCGCTCGTACCGATGACGCATTCGCCGAATTGGTCCGGCGGCACGGTCCGATGGTGCTCGCGGTGTGTCGCCGCGTGCTCGCAAACCCGCACGACGCCGAAGACGCCTTCCAAGCCGTGTTCCTCGTACTGGCCCGCAAAGCGGGCGCAGTTCGCGGGTCTAACGTCGCGGGGTGGCTCTACAGCGTTGCGGTGCGAACCGCACGAGGAGTGCGTGTCATGCGGGACCGACGGAAGCACGTCGTTGCGAGTCAGAGTGCCAGAATCAGCGCGCCCACGATCCCGGACGATGCCCTCGTCCTCACGGAGCAGGCGGCCATCATCGACGAAGAACTGGCGAAGCTCCCCGAACTCTTGCGCGAAGCGATTGTGTTGTGCGAACTGCACGGGCTGTCCCGCAAACAAGCCGCACTCGAACTCGAAATCGCCGAAGGAACGCTCTCCAGCCGGCTCGCCGCGGCGAAGCGGAAGCTCGCAGAACGCCTCTCGGCCCGTGGAGTTACGGCCACCCTCGCACTGAGCGTACTCCTCCCTCCGGCTGCGCTATCCGCCGGCCTACTCCGAACAACAACAGCCGCTGTTCGCGGCGCCGCGGGGAGCGTGGCAAACGCGGCCGCGTCGACGGTTCTCAAGGGGATGCTGTTCGACCAACTCCGGGCCGTTGCGCTCACTACCGTGCTACTCGCCACCATCGTGTGCGGCGGGTACGCGATGACCGCCTCACACAACTCTCCGCCAGAATCAGCGCCCACCGCCCCTGCACCACACCCCGCCGACGATCCCGCTACGTCACTCGTGAAGCAACTGGGCAGCGAAGACTTCAACGAGCGCGAAACCGCGGACAAAGAATTGCGCAAACTCGGACTCAAAGCCGAAGCCGCGCTCAAAAGTGGCCTGAAGGCCGAGAGCCCTGAAGTACGTGCGCGCGCCGCTGCGATCCTCACCGCCGTTCGCAAATCTGCACTCGAAGAACTGGCGAAGACCTTCGACCCCAAAGCCGACGGCGAGCCGACTCACCCCGTCTGGAAGCGCTACCGGGCCATCGTCGGGAACACCCCTGCGAGCCGCGAGTTATTCGCCCTGATCGTTAAACACGCGGACTGGCTGCACCGGCTCGGTACCGCGGAAGCCGGTCCCGAATCGGCCGCACAACAATACCGCGAAGCCATGGTTCAAATGGGCCGGCACTTCCTGGGCAACTTGCGCGTGTTCTTCGAGATCCCGGTATGGCCGTGTGATTACGGCCAGGAAACCGCGTACCTGATGCTCCTCGGCAGTTACCCCGGCACCGAAAAGGCGCGGTCCAAATGCGTTGGCGAAGAGGCTGAACTGTTCTTGCACGGTGAGGGGCGCATCCATTTCGCACGCGGATTGGAACTCGGGCTTCAGGGTAAGACGCTCGAACAGAGCCCCAAGTTTCGCCCCGATACGGTTGATGCAGCGCCGGGAACGAATCGCGTTTTCGGAAAATTGCTCGCGTCGTGGCTCACCCACCGGACCGAACCGGCCGTCATCTACTGCGCGTTCGAGCTAGCCGTGAAGTGGCGCACCGCAGACGTGTTGTCCGCGGCACGAACCATCGCGGCCGACAAAGGCCACGGACCGGATGCCCGGTGCGCCGCCCTGCACGCCATCGCCCAGTTCGGCACCACCGCAGACCTATCGCTATTCGCCCCGCTCTACGACGACCCAACGACTCTCGTCGTTCCCCCTTCGCCGTCGATCGGACTCGGCCCGCGCTCGCGCCGCATGCAGGTCCGAGACCACGCCGTCGGTCTCGCGCTCCTGCTGTGCGACCGAGACCCGTTCGAGTTCGGGTTCCCCTACGCGCAAAACCGTTTCGCCCGCGACAACGGCCGCCCAGTCGTCGCGGTCTACGTCGGAGAGCCGTTCGCCTTCCCCAATGAGGAAGCCCAGACCACGGCCCACACCAAAGCCCGTGCGTTCCTCGACAAGCAAAAAGACGCGCCGAAGCCGGACCCGGCTCACATGAAGCTCATCGAACAACTCGGCAGCGAGGATTTCGCCGAACGCGAGGCCACACAAAAACAACTGAAAGAACTCGGCTCGAAAGCCCGGGCCGCACTCGAAGCGGGAATGAAGTCCGGGAACGCGGAGACCGTGAAGCGGTGCCGCGAACTGCTCGACCAACTGACACGCGCCGAGTTCGACGCGACGCACTGGCCGCGGTTCGCAAAAGTGATCGGTGACGACAAACCGAGCCGCGCGCTCTTCGAGCGCATCCGGAGCCTACCTCGCAACGTCGAACTGCTCGACGCGGTCGCTGCGAATCCGAACGCGGCTGGGAAGCTCTACCACGACCGCTGGGCGGAACTGAACAAAACCGCGCGCGTCCCGATCGGAGTCGGGTCGTTCCAGCTTGTCGCCGCGCCGCTCGCGGACGTAGTGGGGTGGATGTATTTGGGCACTTTTCCCGGTACCGAAGGAGCGTTCAGCACATCCTACAGTCTCGACTTCCTTCCCGGTGGGAAGCACTCAAACGATGCAATTGCGGCCGTACTCAAGGACAAAACGGTCGCGCCCGCGGTTCGTCAACTCGTCGGTAAGTGGACCGCGGCGCGGGTCGATTACACCGGGCGCGCGTATGGCCTCCAACTCGCGCTCGATTTTGGCCTCGAAGAGGTGCTCGCAGCCGCTCGCGAAACCGTTCGCGCGAAAGTCAAAGACGACCCGTACCCCGGAAACACAGCGCAGAACGTTCGGCTCGCAATGCTCGTGGTGGGCAAACTCGGCTCGAAGGACGATCTCCCACTACTGGAAGCACACACAGCAAACGATACCCAGTGCGGCGTCTTCCTCCACGACCCGCCGGAGAAACCGGGGCAACCGGTCTTCCGCATCTACCGGCTACCAGTTGAGGGGCAGGACACCACGATCCAGGTGCGCGACGTGTCCACCGCGATGCGGTTGCACCTGCTCGGCCAGAACCCGGACGACTTCGGTTTCTACTGGCGCTGGCCCCACGGCTCAGATGCCGGAAAGCGCATGGAACCCGACGACCGATTCAGCTCGTACTCGATCGGGTTCCTGCGCAAGACCGATCGTGCTGCGGCACACAAGAAAGCTCAGGAGTGGTTCGACAAACAGAAGAAGTGA
- a CDS encoding protein kinase domain-containing protein: protein MSATLSWDDEARGQLLRVERACDTFEDAWRTGHRPVIEEFLVRALEADRSVLFRELLLLELHYRTQNGEKPDQDEYRQRFPDRDELITAAFTTTGTPAEAPTLLEGASTGTVAERIRAKIPGYELLGELGRGAMGVVYKARQVKLNRSVALKMILAGSHADEGQQARFRAEAHAIARLRHPHIVQIHEIGEADQLPYFVLEFVEGGSLAQKLDGSPQQFRAAVRLVEQLARAVAYAHERGIVHRDLKPGNVLLTEAGEPKIADFGLAKVTDVGSSLTVTGVVMGSPSYMAPEQARGDVRNVGPAADVYALGVILFELLTGRVPFVAETTAALLRKVESEEAPAPRSFCPSIPKELESVCLKCLEKDASYRYPSALALADDLAHFLAGKPLVHVKVHGAWGRFRRRCRRNPFLARIAGFTGFFSLVALVTLGITLPPKDDSLWRVQRSHKLVVGIDPNCPPYAFKKDGQLTGFDVELARAIAGRLGVEAEHHELYWDWAGMNRELQTRRLDVLLSATTITEERKRQVAFIEYARDPLVFTARPGTSFKSPRDLVGKVVAVQEGTTAHDTIERLQREGLGGKEIVRYRASPEPFAAVQSGTADLALDHQLIARYASRERKLVVVDTAGCALDAEPLGIALRLDAHALRKAIEDALRAMKDDGEFDRIRDQWTR from the coding sequence GTGAGCGCCACTTTATCATGGGACGATGAAGCACGCGGGCAGCTACTCCGGGTGGAGCGTGCGTGCGACACGTTCGAGGACGCCTGGCGCACGGGTCATCGTCCCGTCATCGAAGAATTCCTTGTGCGTGCGCTGGAGGCCGATCGGTCGGTACTCTTTCGCGAGTTACTGCTACTGGAACTACACTATCGCACTCAGAACGGTGAAAAGCCGGACCAGGACGAGTACCGCCAGCGCTTCCCGGATCGAGACGAGCTAATCACCGCAGCTTTCACTACCACCGGCACGCCAGCAGAAGCACCGACCCTACTCGAAGGCGCGAGCACCGGTACGGTGGCCGAGCGAATACGGGCGAAAATCCCCGGCTACGAACTGCTCGGCGAGTTGGGGCGCGGGGCAATGGGGGTCGTGTACAAGGCGCGACAAGTCAAACTGAACCGTTCTGTCGCGCTGAAGATGATTCTGGCTGGATCGCACGCGGACGAGGGGCAACAAGCCCGGTTCCGGGCCGAAGCGCACGCGATCGCTCGACTGCGCCACCCCCACATCGTGCAGATCCACGAAATCGGCGAGGCCGATCAACTCCCCTATTTCGTTCTGGAGTTCGTCGAGGGCGGGAGCCTCGCCCAGAAACTCGACGGTTCGCCGCAACAGTTCCGCGCCGCGGTGCGGTTGGTCGAACAACTCGCACGGGCGGTCGCGTATGCCCACGAGCGCGGGATCGTACACCGCGACCTGAAACCGGGGAACGTGCTCCTCACGGAAGCGGGCGAACCGAAGATCGCCGACTTCGGGCTGGCGAAAGTGACCGACGTCGGTTCGAGCCTAACTGTAACCGGCGTGGTCATGGGCAGCCCCAGCTACATGGCGCCCGAACAGGCACGCGGGGACGTCCGGAACGTTGGTCCGGCGGCGGACGTTTATGCACTCGGGGTGATCCTGTTCGAGCTACTCACCGGGCGCGTACCTTTCGTTGCCGAAACCACGGCTGCCCTTTTGCGCAAGGTCGAGAGTGAAGAAGCCCCCGCCCCGCGCTCGTTCTGCCCCTCGATTCCGAAGGAACTGGAATCCGTTTGCCTCAAGTGCCTGGAGAAAGACGCGAGTTACCGTTACCCATCCGCTCTGGCACTTGCAGACGATCTGGCCCATTTCCTCGCCGGCAAGCCGCTTGTCCACGTGAAGGTCCACGGCGCCTGGGGACGCTTCCGTCGCCGGTGTCGGCGCAACCCATTTTTGGCGCGAATCGCGGGCTTCACCGGCTTCTTCAGCCTCGTTGCGCTCGTGACACTCGGGATCACGCTCCCACCCAAGGACGATTCACTCTGGCGCGTGCAGCGCTCCCACAAACTGGTCGTTGGTATCGATCCGAACTGTCCGCCCTATGCCTTTAAGAAGGACGGACAACTCACGGGGTTTGATGTGGAGCTGGCCCGCGCGATTGCGGGTCGATTGGGCGTGGAGGCGGAGCACCACGAGTTGTACTGGGATTGGGCCGGGATGAACCGCGAGCTTCAAACCCGGCGCCTGGACGTTCTCCTTTCGGCCACCACGATCACCGAGGAGCGGAAACGGCAGGTCGCGTTCATCGAGTACGCGCGCGACCCGCTCGTGTTCACTGCGCGCCCCGGAACGTCCTTCAAAAGTCCGCGCGACTTGGTTGGTAAGGTCGTCGCGGTGCAGGAGGGCACGACCGCACACGATACAATCGAGCGCTTGCAGCGCGAAGGATTGGGCGGTAAGGAGATCGTGCGCTATCGCGCTTCCCCCGAGCCGTTTGCTGCCGTTCAGTCTGGAACCGCCGACCTCGCCCTGGATCACCAGTTGATCGCCCGGTATGCGAGCCGGGAGCGCAAACTGGTCGTTGTCGACACGGCTGGCTGCGCGCTCGACGCGGAACCGCTCGGCATCGCGCTTCGGCTGGATGCTCATGCGCTCCGAAAGGCGATCGAGGATGCGCTCCGGGCCATGAAAGACGACGGCGAGTTTGATCGCATTCGGGACCAGTGGACTCGCTGA
- a CDS encoding SDR family NAD(P)-dependent oxidoreductase, which yields MKRALLLTGLGAVGYLAYRALKPRYDFRNKHVLITGGSRGLGLVMARQFAEAGARISICSREPNELLRAVDDLNRYGERVVAVECDVTNRDRVREFVAYTQLRNGPTDVLVNNAGIIQVGPFDEMREEDFAQSLATHFWAALYTTLAVLPEMKARRTGRIVNIASFGGKVAVPHLLPYSVGKFALVGFSSGLRSELRQHGIVVTTVCPGLMQTGSHLNAGFKGRHEEEYAWFATGNAVPGFSMTAETAASKIISACVRGDAELVLGLPAKLAVAFQALCPNLMADILALTNDHILPEPGGIGTATAKGKHSRGALPDAVTARTDRAAARNNEVAGAGAPPPLLLPSS from the coding sequence ATGAAGCGCGCACTTCTGCTCACGGGACTTGGCGCAGTGGGGTATCTCGCGTACCGCGCCCTGAAACCGCGGTACGACTTCCGTAACAAGCACGTTCTCATTACCGGCGGGTCGCGCGGTCTGGGCCTCGTCATGGCTCGGCAATTCGCCGAAGCGGGCGCCCGAATCTCGATCTGTAGCCGCGAGCCGAACGAGCTGCTGCGTGCGGTGGACGACCTGAACCGGTATGGCGAGCGGGTCGTCGCAGTCGAATGCGACGTGACGAACCGTGATCGCGTGCGCGAGTTCGTGGCCTACACTCAGTTGCGAAACGGCCCGACCGATGTGCTGGTCAACAACGCGGGGATCATTCAAGTCGGGCCGTTCGATGAAATGCGTGAGGAAGATTTCGCCCAGTCGCTCGCGACGCACTTCTGGGCCGCGCTCTACACCACACTCGCGGTACTCCCGGAAATGAAAGCGCGACGCACGGGCCGCATCGTGAACATCGCCTCGTTCGGTGGGAAGGTCGCGGTGCCGCACCTGCTCCCGTATTCGGTGGGCAAGTTCGCGCTCGTCGGGTTCTCCAGCGGCCTGCGGAGTGAACTCCGACAACACGGAATCGTAGTAACGACCGTGTGCCCCGGACTGATGCAGACGGGCAGTCACCTGAACGCAGGTTTCAAGGGACGGCACGAAGAAGAATATGCTTGGTTCGCGACGGGCAACGCGGTACCGGGGTTCTCGATGACCGCAGAGACGGCCGCGTCGAAGATCATCTCCGCGTGTGTGCGCGGGGACGCGGAACTGGTGCTCGGGCTGCCCGCAAAACTGGCGGTCGCGTTCCAGGCGCTTTGCCCGAACCTGATGGCCGATATTCTCGCGCTCACCAACGATCACATTCTTCCCGAACCGGGCGGTATCGGCACCGCGACCGCGAAGGGGAAGCACAGCCGGGGCGCATTGCCCGACGCGGTCACCGCGCGAACCGACCGCGCCGCAGCACGGAACAACGAAGTTGCCGGCGCCGGTGCTCCCCCTCCACTCCTGCTACCGTCTTCCTGA